The following proteins are co-located in the Clostridiales bacterium genome:
- the nudC gene encoding NAD(+) diphosphatase, which translates to MYHFLRRRKAYNLDTTSQDLYERFHPALGFSKEEDLSASIIFIVEEDRVLLRNENGAADFPRFSDCFVQNPERYDLGYLGTLDGAHCFYMSYDETFIIPNGLEFESLRTVYSKVDEVIGLVASRAVHLAGWSQRTKYCGVCGSPTRKDPAELAKRCTSCKNIIYPRISPAIIIAVVKEDKLLLAHNKNFKQRWYSTLAGFIEPGETVEICAQREVLEEVGVTIKNIRYFGSQPWPFPDSLMIGLIADYESGEVTPDGVEIDDAAFFGADELPEVPGTYSVAGKLINWFVQTRNQG; encoded by the coding sequence ATATATCATTTCCTAAGAAGAAGAAAGGCATATAATTTGGATACAACAAGTCAAGATCTTTATGAAAGATTTCATCCGGCGTTAGGTTTTTCGAAAGAAGAGGACCTTTCCGCTTCTATTATTTTTATCGTAGAGGAAGACAGAGTACTGCTTCGCAATGAAAATGGCGCTGCCGATTTTCCAAGGTTCAGTGACTGCTTCGTTCAAAATCCCGAACGGTATGACCTGGGCTATCTGGGAACCTTAGACGGTGCCCACTGCTTCTACATGTCTTATGACGAGACCTTCATAATACCGAACGGACTGGAGTTCGAAAGCCTTCGGACTGTCTACAGCAAGGTTGATGAGGTTATCGGGCTTGTCGCCTCCCGTGCCGTTCATCTTGCGGGCTGGAGTCAGCGCACCAAATACTGCGGTGTCTGCGGCAGTCCCACCAGAAAGGACCCGGCTGAACTGGCAAAAAGGTGCACCTCCTGCAAAAATATAATCTATCCTCGGATTTCTCCCGCCATCATAATCGCCGTAGTCAAGGAAGATAAGCTATTGCTCGCACATAATAAAAACTTTAAGCAGCGGTGGTACAGCACCCTTGCAGGTTTCATCGAACCCGGAGAAACGGTTGAGATTTGTGCACAAAGAGAAGTTCTTGAAGAGGTAGGTGTAACAATCAAAAACATCCGGTATTTCGGAAGTCAGCCCTGGCCTTTTCCCGATTCGCTAATGATTGGTCTTATTGCAGACTATGAAAGCGGCGAAGTTACCCCGGATGGAGTGGAAATTGATGATGCAGCATTTTTCGGTGCGGATGAGCTGCCCGAGGTTCCCGGAACGTACAGCGTTGCAGGAAAGCTGATCAACTGGTTTGTACAGACCCGAAACCAAGGGTGA
- a CDS encoding diguanylate cyclase produces MGIRIVVSSFAGNWREGISIQTLAFLEIDFFALAVLLLIYLNIRHSSGQYIEQKIFMILILADAIILILDMGMWLLDGKTGFLIREIYILVTAFYYVFNPLICMIWYFYVDYKIYKSANRLKRVMIPMLVPAAVNAALSLASIFSGYMFYFDAENIYYRGSLFPLMAVISLFYLVYAMILIVAKKNLLEKREFFIMLVFGIPPLVGGVVQSLVYGLSLVWICATFSALIIFINMQNNQLYTDHLTGLFNRRQLDSYLRQNSQAMEDRMLAGVMIDLNAFKQINDQYGHNIGDQALQHTAEILTKTFRERDFIARYGGDEFLVLMTVHDCKVLKAAVQRLRENVKRFNEQSETPYQISLSIGYDCRSVESEQDVNDFLKHIDQLMYEDKQRRQPA; encoded by the coding sequence GTGGGTATTAGAATAGTAGTATCAAGCTTCGCTGGAAATTGGAGGGAGGGCATTTCTATTCAAACACTTGCATTTTTAGAGATTGATTTTTTTGCACTTGCAGTTCTGCTGCTGATTTATCTCAATATTAGACACAGCAGTGGGCAGTACATAGAGCAGAAAATATTTATGATCCTGATTCTTGCAGATGCAATTATTCTTATATTGGATATGGGAATGTGGCTACTGGATGGTAAAACCGGTTTTCTGATACGGGAGATTTATATTCTAGTCACCGCGTTTTACTATGTTTTCAATCCACTGATTTGTATGATCTGGTACTTTTATGTGGATTACAAAATCTACAAAAGCGCCAATCGGCTGAAACGGGTCATGATACCGATGCTTGTACCGGCAGCTGTGAACGCAGCATTGTCCTTAGCAAGTATTTTCAGCGGCTATATGTTCTACTTTGATGCAGAGAATATCTACTACAGAGGCTCTCTCTTTCCACTTATGGCAGTGATCAGTCTCTTTTACCTTGTCTACGCGATGATTCTTATCGTCGCAAAGAAAAACCTTCTTGAAAAACGAGAATTTTTTATCATGCTCGTATTTGGTATTCCTCCCCTCGTTGGAGGAGTCGTTCAGAGCCTGGTCTACGGTCTCTCCCTCGTATGGATTTGTGCAACGTTCTCTGCTCTGATTATATTCATTAATATGCAGAATAACCAGCTCTATACAGACCATCTGACAGGACTCTTCAACAGAAGGCAGCTGGACAGCTATCTGAGACAAAATTCCCAGGCAATGGAAGACAGGATGTTGGCGGGAGTGATGATTGACTTGAACGCCTTCAAACAGATTAACGATCAGTATGGGCATAATATAGGAGACCAAGCGCTGCAGCATACGGCAGAAATCCTGACGAAGACCTTTCGAGAAAGGGATTTTATTGCTCGGTACGGAGGCGATGAATTTCTGGTTTTAATGACCGTCCATGACTGCAAGGTTCTGAAAGCTGCAGTTCAACGTCTGAGAGAAAACGTTAAGCGGTTTAATGAGCAAAGTGAGACTCCATATCAAATTAGTCTCAGCATCGGATATGACTGCCGTTCCGTGGAATCGGAACAAGATGTGAACGATTTCTTAAAGCATATTGATCAATTAATGTATGAAGACAAACAAAGACGGCAACCCGCATAA
- a CDS encoding TetR/AcrR family transcriptional regulator, with product MAVSQRQKQKTETKKFLIETAMEQFAKKGLSATRTADIASAAKVSHGTIFLHFPTRERLLEEVIEEFGSRTSRRMHELINGDCNLEEVLAAHLKGIGECEGFYTALISETAVLPEGARNALIMIQSAISHHILQVAERGMDAGTIKTMPFDLFFNTWIGLIHYYLSNRALFSPEDSVISRHGQRLTDHYMNLISAKGGI from the coding sequence ATGGCCGTATCTCAAAGGCAGAAACAGAAAACGGAAACGAAGAAATTTTTAATTGAGACTGCCATGGAGCAGTTTGCAAAAAAGGGGCTGAGTGCAACCCGGACTGCGGATATTGCCTCCGCTGCGAAGGTCTCCCATGGCACCATATTTCTGCATTTTCCTACGCGTGAGAGATTGCTTGAAGAGGTGATTGAAGAATTCGGAAGCAGGACATCAAGACGCATGCATGAACTAATTAATGGGGACTGTAACTTGGAAGAGGTTCTGGCCGCACATTTGAAGGGAATCGGTGAGTGTGAAGGCTTCTACACTGCTTTAATTTCCGAGACTGCTGTTCTGCCTGAGGGCGCACGCAATGCCTTAATTATGATCCAATCGGCGATCTCTCACCACATTCTGCAGGTGGCGGAGCGGGGGATGGATGCTGGCACCATTAAAACAATGCCCTTTGATTTGTTTTTTAACACCTGGATCGGGCTGATTCACTATTACCTGTCAAACAGAGCCTTGTTTTCTCCGGAGGATTCGGTTATCTCAAGACACGGACAACGATTGACAGATCACTACATGAATTTAATCTCAGCGAAAGGAGGAATCTAG
- a CDS encoding AraC family transcriptional regulator codes for MKICIACGMPMKAKEDFAMGDESKDYCKYCARPDGTMQNYAEKLEGMTEFIVKTQGLDQEAARNAARGMMEKLPAWQN; via the coding sequence ATGAAAATCTGTATTGCATGTGGAATGCCTATGAAGGCAAAAGAAGACTTTGCAATGGGAGATGAAAGCAAGGATTATTGCAAATACTGCGCAAGGCCTGACGGAACCATGCAAAACTATGCTGAAAAACTGGAAGGAATGACTGAATTTATTGTAAAGACGCAGGGGCTTGATCAAGAGGCCGCAAGAAACGCTGCCAGGGGGATGATGGAAAAGCTGCCGGCATGGCAAAACTGA
- a CDS encoding VOC family protein — protein MMNYDNYLLPVDDMGKARDYYENTLGLALKFDFSAKGMIAFRIGEEEPAIILKDVSRFGESKPSVWLEVENVESEYARLKAKGVAFLSEPIEIHTGLAVEFEDPFGNRFGITDYTKTAANR, from the coding sequence ATTATGAACTATGACAATTATCTGCTGCCAGTAGATGATATGGGCAAAGCCAGGGATTACTACGAAAATACACTGGGACTGGCGCTTAAATTTGACTTCTCTGCGAAAGGCATGATCGCGTTTCGAATCGGAGAGGAAGAGCCGGCGATCATCCTAAAGGATGTATCGCGGTTCGGGGAAAGCAAGCCTTCAGTTTGGCTGGAAGTGGAGAACGTAGAAAGCGAATACGCACGGTTGAAGGCAAAAGGCGTTGCCTTTCTTTCCGAACCGATCGAGATTCATACCGGCCTGGCAGTGGAATTTGAGGACCCTTTCGGAAATCGATTCGGGATCACGGATTATACAAAAACAGCTGCTAATAGATAA
- a CDS encoding TfoX/Sxy family protein — MTKLSELPNVGAVMEKRLAAVGIYDGEALKQAGSREAFERLLAYEGDTCFSSLCSLEGAVQNVRWHSLSDEKKKELKAYFQSLK; from the coding sequence ATGACCAAATTGAGCGAACTGCCAAATGTGGGAGCCGTGATGGAGAAAAGGCTTGCAGCAGTTGGGATATACGACGGGGAAGCGTTGAAGCAAGCTGGAAGCAGGGAGGCATTTGAGCGTCTGCTTGCATATGAAGGGGATACGTGCTTTAGTTCGCTTTGCAGTTTGGAGGGAGCCGTACAGAATGTACGCTGGCACTCTCTGAGTGACGAAAAGAAGAAGGAATTAAAGGCATACTTTCAATCCTTGAAATAA
- a CDS encoding FprA family A-type flavoprotein, whose amino-acid sequence MYTVRNVTEDLYWVGGNDHRLALFENVHPIPRGVSYNSYLLLDEKTALFDTVDWSVCREYLANAAGLLNGRPLDYLVINHMEPDHGASIEEILLRHPETKVISTEKAFMMMRQFGFDVDGREIEVKEGDSMSFGRHTIVFVEAPMVHWPEAMVSFDATDKVLFSADGFGSFGALDGKLFNDEVNFDRDWIDDARRYYTNIVGKYGPFVQALLKKASTLEIKYICPLHGPVWRSDFGYIIDKYDRWSRYVPEERGVLIVYASMYGNTEFAAQALASELCRRGVTNVHVYDVSSTHVSQLISESFRLSHVVLASVTYNLNIYPPMYHFLMEMKHLNVQNRTFAVIENGSWAPQAGGLISKFLDEEMRDIYLLEDPVTITSALNELSSPEISALASSIAESVLV is encoded by the coding sequence ATGTATACAGTTCGTAATGTCACAGAAGACCTGTATTGGGTCGGCGGAAACGATCATCGTCTGGCGCTTTTTGAGAATGTTCACCCGATTCCACGAGGTGTTTCCTACAATTCTTATTTACTATTAGACGAAAAGACAGCCTTGTTTGATACGGTGGACTGGTCTGTCTGCCGTGAATATTTAGCCAATGCGGCAGGTCTGCTGAATGGAAGACCGCTGGATTATCTGGTGATTAATCATATGGAACCGGATCACGGAGCCAGCATTGAAGAGATTTTGCTGCGTCATCCCGAAACGAAGGTAATCAGCACAGAAAAAGCCTTCATGATGATGCGCCAATTTGGGTTTGATGTCGATGGGCGTGAAATTGAGGTAAAAGAAGGAGACAGCATGAGTTTCGGCCGTCACACGATCGTCTTTGTCGAGGCACCGATGGTGCACTGGCCTGAAGCGATGGTCAGCTTTGATGCCACTGACAAGGTACTGTTTTCCGCAGACGGCTTCGGCTCTTTTGGGGCTCTGGACGGCAAGCTTTTTAACGACGAGGTCAATTTCGACCGGGATTGGATTGACGATGCCCGCCGATACTATACAAATATTGTAGGAAAGTATGGCCCCTTCGTTCAGGCTTTGCTGAAAAAAGCATCAACATTGGAGATCAAGTATATCTGCCCGCTGCACGGTCCTGTATGGCGTTCTGATTTCGGGTATATCATTGACAAATACGACAGGTGGAGCAGGTACGTTCCTGAGGAACGAGGCGTATTGATCGTCTATGCGTCAATGTACGGAAACACCGAGTTTGCGGCTCAGGCACTGGCCAGCGAGCTCTGCAGGCGTGGGGTTACCAACGTTCATGTCTACGATGTCAGCAGCACCCACGTATCACAGCTGATTTCAGAAAGCTTCCGGCTGAGTCATGTGGTGCTTGCTTCGGTTACATACAATCTGAACATCTATCCGCCTATGTACCACTTCTTAATGGAAATGAAGCACCTGAATGTCCAGAATCGTACCTTTGCGGTCATTGAAAACGGGTCCTGGGCGCCCCAGGCCGGCGGTTTGATCAGCAAATTTCTGGACGAAGAAATGAGAGATATCTACCTGCTGGAGGACCCGGTCACCATTACCTCCGCTCTGAATGAGCTGTCATCCCCGGAAATATCAGCATTGGCAAGCAGCATTGCTGAATCTGTTCTCGTCTGA
- a CDS encoding acyl-CoA dehydrogenase yields the protein MLFQATPQHEEFRAKVREFAEAEIKPIAATLDQENLFPDEIVQKMGQMGLMGLPFPTEYGGSGLDILHYSIGVEELSRVDGGIGVILSAHVSLGCWPIYAFGTEKQKKKYLTPLAKGEKLGAFGLTESEAGSDAGGTETTAELSGDHYVLSGSKIFITNAPKADIYVVFAVTTPDIGTRGISAFIVEKGWEGFTFGDKYDKMGIRSSTTAELNFNNVKVPKENLLGKEGQGFKIAMATLDGGRIGIASQSLGIAQGAYESALDYAKEREQFGMAIAHQQAISFKIADMATKLRACRFLVYSAAELKENHESYAMESAMAKQYTSDRCLEIVNDALQIYGGSGFIKGIDVERFYRDAKICTIYEGTNEIQRVVIAAHLIGKAPKTDGKPKKKGALTGERKKIILKDGTAQEQVAALVEGLNKDGYDFTVGIPLDTPIVQAERIVSAGKGIGPKENMELVKALAVQAGAAIGSSRPVAETLKYVPLSRYVGMSGQKFKGNLYIACGISGAGQHLKGIKEASTIVAINSNPNAPIFKNADYGIVGDVEVILPLLTEALDNGTPKTDAPPMKKMKRTKPLKPARLYKLYVCCGCGYEYDKDIGDAEAGIAPGVAFDKLPEEWLCPCCAEEKDQFIEV from the coding sequence ATGTTATTTCAAGCAACGCCGCAACACGAGGAATTTCGTGCAAAGGTACGAGAATTTGCCGAAGCTGAAATCAAGCCAATTGCCGCCACACTGGACCAGGAAAATCTATTTCCTGACGAAATTGTGCAAAAAATGGGTCAAATGGGTCTTATGGGACTACCGTTCCCCACCGAATATGGCGGCAGCGGTCTTGATATTCTGCATTACTCCATCGGAGTGGAAGAGCTGTCCCGTGTTGACGGAGGAATTGGCGTAATTCTATCAGCTCATGTCTCTTTGGGATGTTGGCCAATTTATGCATTTGGAACAGAGAAACAGAAGAAAAAGTATTTAACGCCGCTTGCAAAAGGGGAAAAGCTAGGTGCTTTCGGTTTGACTGAGAGCGAAGCCGGCAGTGATGCCGGCGGAACGGAAACAACTGCCGAACTGTCAGGCGATCACTACGTTCTAAGCGGCAGCAAGATATTCATCACCAACGCGCCCAAGGCGGATATTTATGTGGTGTTTGCCGTAACAACCCCGGATATCGGCACCCGGGGAATCAGCGCTTTTATTGTGGAAAAGGGCTGGGAAGGATTCACCTTCGGTGACAAATACGACAAAATGGGCATCCGCTCCTCTACCACTGCAGAGCTGAACTTTAATAACGTGAAAGTTCCGAAAGAAAATCTGCTGGGAAAAGAAGGCCAAGGCTTTAAAATTGCCATGGCAACACTCGACGGCGGAAGAATCGGCATTGCTTCTCAGTCGCTGGGAATTGCACAGGGAGCATATGAAAGTGCACTGGATTACGCAAAGGAACGGGAACAGTTTGGAATGGCCATCGCTCATCAACAGGCAATTTCGTTCAAAATTGCTGACATGGCTACCAAACTTCGCGCCTGCCGCTTTCTGGTCTATAGTGCAGCGGAACTGAAGGAAAACCACGAGTCTTATGCAATGGAATCCGCCATGGCAAAACAGTATACCTCTGACCGTTGTCTTGAAATCGTCAATGATGCACTGCAGATTTACGGCGGTTCGGGCTTTATCAAGGGCATTGACGTAGAGCGGTTCTACCGAGATGCAAAGATTTGCACCATCTACGAGGGAACCAACGAAATTCAAAGAGTTGTCATTGCAGCTCACCTCATTGGAAAAGCACCCAAGACTGACGGCAAGCCAAAGAAAAAAGGCGCACTTACAGGAGAGCGAAAGAAGATCATTTTAAAGGACGGAACCGCCCAGGAGCAGGTAGCTGCTTTGGTGGAAGGTCTTAATAAGGACGGGTACGATTTTACCGTGGGAATTCCGCTTGATACACCCATCGTTCAGGCAGAGCGCATTGTCAGCGCCGGTAAGGGAATCGGACCGAAAGAAAATATGGAACTAGTCAAAGCATTGGCCGTACAGGCGGGTGCTGCAATCGGCTCATCACGTCCGGTAGCAGAAACATTAAAGTATGTACCTCTAAGCCGCTATGTCGGAATGTCTGGTCAAAAGTTCAAGGGAAACCTGTATATCGCTTGCGGCATCTCCGGCGCGGGGCAGCACTTAAAGGGGATTAAAGAGGCTTCTACAATTGTTGCCATTAATAGCAACCCCAATGCCCCCATCTTTAAAAATGCCGATTATGGGATTGTCGGTGATGTGGAGGTTATTCTGCCCTTGCTGACAGAGGCGCTGGATAACGGAACTCCAAAGACCGATGCACCTCCTATGAAAAAGATGAAACGCACAAAGCCGTTGAAGCCTGCCCGCCTTTATAAATTGTATGTCTGCTGCGGCTGCGGCTATGAATACGATAAGGATATCGGAGACGCAGAGGCCGGAATTGCACCGGGAGTGGCCTTTGACAAGCTGCCGGAAGAGTGGCTCTGTCCCTGCTGTGCAGAAGAAAAAGATCAATTTATCGAAGTCTAA
- a CDS encoding Rrf2 family transcriptional regulator, producing MISREADYAYRIIRALSYKARMPLQQICELEHIPTSYAYKILKKLQKAQLVSIFRGAKGGYELSCDLDEKTFYDVYHAIEGELLLNVCQEAGSFCPNNHADKRCNVHNTLCTMQNEFINIMKKRSLRSAI from the coding sequence ATGATTTCTCGCGAAGCAGACTATGCATATCGTATCATTCGGGCGCTTTCATACAAAGCCCGCATGCCCCTTCAGCAAATTTGCGAACTGGAACATATCCCCACTTCCTACGCCTATAAGATTCTCAAAAAACTTCAGAAAGCCCAATTGGTCAGTATTTTTCGCGGCGCAAAAGGCGGATATGAGCTAAGCTGTGACTTAGATGAGAAAACATTTTACGATGTATATCATGCCATAGAAGGAGAATTGCTTCTCAATGTGTGCCAGGAAGCTGGCAGCTTTTGTCCCAATAATCATGCAGACAAGCGATGCAATGTACATAATACATTGTGCACGATGCAAAATGAGTTTATCAATATTATGAAAAAGCGATCTCTTCGCTCTGCAATATAA
- a CDS encoding aldehyde dehydrogenase, with protein sequence MNIGSIVTQQREYFESGATRPLAFRLEALQKLQRALKENENLISEALKSDLNKSPFETYMTEIGMVLDEIRFHLAHLPRWGKIKKVKTPLAQFHAKSYVVPEPYGVALIMSPWNYPLQLCLEPLVGAISGGNCVVVKPSAYAPATSSAIAKILGTIYPQEYIAVVEGGRELNNALLEEVFDYIFFTGSVEVGKTVMAAASRNLTPVTLELGGKSPVIVDETADIKLAAKRIAFGKVLNAGQTCVEPDYLLIHHKVKDAFLAAYEKAIKEFFPDGDLSEMPVIINEKHFERVTGLMRREHAVIGGHYEKCRRFVEPTVLTGITPESPVMQEEIFGPILPLIPFSELDECVRLIRSHPRPLALYLFTTSKAAEEKILNSCSFGGGCINDTIIHLASPHMGFGGVGYSGMGSYHGKLSFDTFTHYRSIVKKSNWIDMPVRYHPYSEKKFRMLRSLLK encoded by the coding sequence ATGAATATTGGATCCATTGTCACGCAGCAGCGTGAATACTTTGAAAGCGGCGCTACCAGACCGCTTGCCTTTCGTCTGGAAGCCCTCCAAAAACTCCAAAGGGCACTAAAAGAAAACGAGAATTTGATCAGTGAGGCACTAAAATCTGATCTCAATAAATCCCCCTTCGAAACCTACATGACAGAAATCGGTATGGTTCTGGACGAAATCCGATTCCATCTTGCTCACCTGCCCCGCTGGGGAAAGATAAAGAAGGTAAAAACTCCCCTGGCTCAGTTTCACGCGAAAAGCTACGTTGTTCCCGAGCCCTATGGGGTTGCTCTTATCATGTCTCCATGGAATTACCCGCTTCAGCTCTGCCTTGAGCCGCTGGTGGGCGCAATTTCCGGTGGAAACTGTGTTGTTGTAAAGCCCTCCGCATATGCCCCCGCCACCAGCAGCGCCATTGCCAAAATCCTTGGTACCATCTATCCTCAGGAATACATCGCAGTGGTCGAAGGCGGGCGGGAACTGAACAATGCTCTTCTGGAGGAAGTATTTGACTACATCTTTTTTACGGGAAGCGTTGAGGTAGGAAAGACGGTAATGGCTGCAGCATCCAGAAATCTTACCCCTGTAACCCTCGAACTTGGAGGAAAGAGCCCTGTCATCGTGGATGAAACCGCAGATATTAAGCTTGCAGCAAAGCGCATAGCCTTTGGAAAGGTCCTGAATGCAGGCCAGACCTGTGTTGAGCCCGACTATCTTCTGATTCATCACAAGGTAAAGGATGCTTTCCTGGCCGCCTACGAAAAGGCAATCAAAGAATTCTTTCCCGACGGGGATCTTTCTGAAATGCCGGTGATCATAAATGAAAAGCATTTTGAACGCGTAACAGGCTTGATGCGGAGAGAGCATGCTGTAATCGGCGGACATTATGAAAAATGCAGAAGATTTGTTGAACCTACGGTTCTGACGGGAATCACCCCTGAATCTCCTGTGATGCAGGAGGAAATCTTCGGCCCCATCCTGCCTTTGATTCCATTTTCGGAGCTTGACGAATGCGTACGTTTGATCCGCTCACATCCCCGTCCCCTTGCGCTCTACCTCTTTACAACAAGCAAGGCTGCAGAGGAGAAAATTCTGAACTCCTGTTCCTTCGGCGGCGGCTGTATTAACGATACCATCATCCATCTTGCAAGTCCCCACATGGGCTTTGGCGGCGTCGGTTACTCTGGTATGGGCAGTTATCATGGAAAGCTCAGCTTTGATACCTTCACCCACTATCGAAGCATCGTCAAAAAATCAAACTGGATCGACATGCCGGTGCGCTATCATCCTTATTCTGAAAAGAAATTTCGAATGCTCAGAAGCTTGTTGAAATAA
- a CDS encoding MerR family transcriptional regulator — MRKESAAGLLKIGELAKATNTNVTTIKFYIKEGLLQAAFKTGPNMAYYDEDCVARIQLIKSLQKERYYPLSVIKRMLDASSPSHTEIELLDAILKADDRGGSKAFSASEASKMSGLSKEQISSLVNEKILKPEIIGRSRFFAEADLQIMLLIQRRLDAGIPFAESLASFTLYDQALNQAAKADVDLFINRAMLFHASSAESAARMICVSDETLDAFISLKRKEWNRTYGSQRIRDLDRYAAGLSSLLQRLSEMLNKLGYHAEAKQCKDAVNSGFEGKDSLEEALYHYHYFINSRAESLASSISLCGKTHLFFMSLDPGSPAGIRSLMLFSLRLGWLTIISPLLDCSSELSNAENSFASYTASCIGPDSDYFTERFLRAVKQIGGTS; from the coding sequence ATGCGAAAAGAATCTGCCGCCGGCCTGCTGAAAATCGGTGAGCTTGCAAAGGCCACAAACACCAATGTAACCACCATAAAATTCTATATTAAAGAAGGCTTGTTACAGGCGGCTTTCAAAACAGGGCCCAATATGGCTTATTACGACGAGGATTGCGTTGCCCGAATTCAATTGATCAAATCCCTTCAAAAGGAGCGATACTATCCCTTGTCTGTGATTAAGCGCATGCTGGACGCCTCTTCTCCCAGCCATACGGAAATCGAGCTGCTGGATGCGATTTTGAAAGCAGACGATCGTGGCGGCAGCAAAGCATTTTCGGCTTCCGAAGCTTCGAAAATGTCAGGCCTATCTAAGGAGCAGATCAGCAGCCTTGTGAATGAGAAGATACTAAAGCCTGAAATCATCGGCAGAAGCCGTTTTTTTGCGGAAGCCGATCTTCAGATCATGCTCCTGATTCAAAGAAGGCTTGATGCAGGAATTCCGTTTGCAGAATCCCTCGCTTCCTTTACCCTTTACGATCAAGCTCTCAATCAGGCTGCAAAAGCAGATGTGGATCTCTTTATCAACCGGGCTATGCTCTTCCACGCATCCTCAGCGGAATCTGCTGCCAGAATGATCTGCGTTTCCGACGAAACACTGGATGCATTCATTAGTCTTAAGCGTAAGGAATGGAACCGTACATACGGTTCACAGCGCATCCGGGATCTGGACCGTTATGCAGCGGGGCTCTCATCCCTGCTTCAGCGGCTTTCAGAAATGCTGAATAAGCTGGGCTATCATGCGGAAGCTAAGCAATGCAAAGATGCGGTCAACTCTGGGTTTGAAGGAAAGGACTCTCTCGAAGAAGCCCTTTATCATTATCATTACTTTATAAACAGCAGGGCTGAGAGTCTTGCAAGCAGTATCTCTCTCTGCGGGAAAACCCATCTGTTTTTTATGTCCCTTGACCCCGGTTCGCCGGCAGGAATACGCTCTCTGATGCTTTTCAGTCTGCGTCTTGGTTGGCTTACCATCATTTCACCACTCCTGGACTGCTCCAGCGAATTGAGCAATGCGGAAAACAGCTTTGCTTCTTATACGGCCTCCTGTATCGGACCCGATTCCGATTATTTTACAGAGCGCTTCCTGCGGGCAGTCAAACAAATTGGAGGAACATCATGA